CCGTTGAACCTTCTGTAGGATATAATTCCCAGAATGAAAATAATTATCCTTTTTAAAAAATAAGGAGTACCGAATGCATCGGTAAAAATATTTTTTTTCGCCATCTCTCAATTAAACACGGTTTTGCAAAGTTACATTTTTTTCAGCAACTGGCTGAACTCGCTCAATATCATTGCGGTAGCTCCCCAAATAATATATCCGTTAAAATTAATCACCGGGACCTCTTTTCCTCCTGTACTTGGCAACACCATCATTTCAGGCATATCAGGAAGGTTCAGAAAACTGGTGACCGGAAATTCAATAACTTCCACTGCTTCGCTCTGCTGCAAAACAAATGCCGGATTTCTGCTGGTGTAGGATATATAAGGATAAACATAAAAATTACTGGGCGGAATATAAATCGGGGACATTTCCCGGATGATTCTTATATAATGTTTATCAATCCCGATCTCTTCCGAAGTTTCACGGATGGCGGTTTCTGCAAAATTCCGGTCAGCTTCCTCACGCTTGCCGCCGGGCAGGGAAATCT
The sequence above is a segment of the Chryseobacterium sp. JJR-5R genome. Coding sequences within it:
- a CDS encoding CoA pyrophosphatase; the encoded protein is MSFGKDLLRKIKSAALAGEHAHGVFSPPSRPVFSYEDVLKNNPKFAAVNIALYLKNNEWHFPLIQRTINEHDRHSGQISLPGGKREEADRNFAETAIRETSEEIGIDKHYIRIIREMSPIYIPPSNFYVYPYISYTSRNPAFVLQQSEAVEVIEFPVTSFLNLPDMPEMMVLPSTGGKEVPVINFNGYIIWGATAMILSEFSQLLKKM